From Pangasianodon hypophthalmus isolate fPanHyp1 chromosome 30, fPanHyp1.pri, whole genome shotgun sequence, a single genomic window includes:
- the rpf2 gene encoding ribosome production factor 2 homolog, whose translation MTQSGAVVKPKTRRSKRFLQNREPKRTENSKNAMILRGGNTSGTVTLALRDIYALKKPNAVLYRKKNITRPFEDSTSLEFFSKKSDCSLFLFGSHNKKRPNNLIFGRMFDFHVLDMFELGIEKFTSLKEVKNAKCAEGTKPMLVFAGEPFETDKEYIRLRSVLTDFFRGPSVSAVRLAGLDHILHFTALDGKIYLRSYRVLLKKSGCRTPRIELEEMGPSLDLVVRRTHLASDDLYRTALRQPKGVKPKKKKNISHDAFGTKYGRLHMQKQDLSKLQTRKMKGLRKRKGDVAMETGETESPKKTKTQE comes from the exons ATGACGCAGTCAGGCGCCGTAGT GAAGCCGAAGACCAGGCGCTCCAAGCGCTTCCTGCAGAACCGAGAACCCAAACGGACGGAGAACTCGAAGAACGCCATGATCCTGAGGGGCGGGAACACGAGCGGAACCGTCACCCTCGCACTCCGAGACATA TACGCGTTAAAGAAACCGAACGCTGTTCTGTACAGGAA gaagAACATCACGAGGCCGTTTGAAGACTCCACGTCGCTG GAATTCTTCTCCAAGAAGTCGGACTGCTCGCTGTTCCTCTTCGGCTCCCACAACAAGAAACGCCCCAACAACCTGATATTCG gtCGCATGTTTGATTTCCACGTGTTGGACATGTTTGAGCTCGGCATCGAGAAGTTCACATCACTCAAAGAGGTtaag aATGCTAAGTGTGCAGAGGGGACGAAGCCCATGTTGGTGTTTGCAGGTGAACCGTTTGAGACAGATAAAGAATACATACGTCTCAGGAGTGTCCTGacag atTTTTTCCGAGGTCCTTCTGTATCCGCTGTGCGTCTCGCCGGTCTCGATCACATTCTCCACTTCACTGCTCTGGACGGAAAAATCTACCTGCGCAGCTACAG gGTGCTGTTGAAGAAGTCAGGCTGTCGGACGCCGAGGATTGAGTTGGAGGAAATGGGTCCGTCGTTAGACCTGGTTGTGAGGAGAACTCACCTGGCCTCAGACGACCTGTACAGGACAGCACTCAGACAACCCAAAGGAGTCAAG cctaagaagaagaagaacatctCCCATGATGCCTTTGGCACCAAATATGGCCGCCTGCACATGCAGAAGCAGGACCTCAGCAAACTGCAGACGAGGAAGATGAAGGGACTGAGGAAGAGGAAAGGAGATGTCGCCATGGAGACCGGAGAGACAGAATCGCCCAAGAAAACCAAAACTCAGGAATAA